In the Anastrepha obliqua isolate idAnaObli1 chromosome 1, idAnaObli1_1.0, whole genome shotgun sequence genome, one interval contains:
- the LOC129241070 gene encoding ubiquitin carboxyl-terminal hydrolase 46 — translation MGANVSQLEREIGSDLFPPNEHYFGLVNFGNTCYSNSVLQALYFCKPFREKVLEYKAKNKRPKETLLSCLADLFYNIATQKKKVGSIAPKKFIARLRKEKEEFDNYMQQDAHEFLNFLINHINEIILAERHATKNGNNINGGSAGGVGGTSTASKSSSSTSTSTTASNSTSNGTCTNSSGSLNGVGVGIGISDNASTPTQTNAANTEPTWVHEIFQGILTSETRCLNCETVSSKDENFFDLQVDVDQNTSITHCLRCFSNTETLCSDNKFKCDNCCSYQEAQKRMRVKKLPMILALHLKRFKYMEQFNRHIKVSHRVVFPLELRLFNTSDDAVNPDRLYDLMAVVIHCGSGPNRGHYISIVKSHGLWLLFDDDMVDKIEASTIEDFYGLTSDIQKSSETGYILFYQSRDCASS, via the coding sequence ATGGGTGCCAATGTATCGCAGCTGGAGCGCGAGATCGGCTCGGACTTGTTTCCACCCAACGAACATTACTTTGGTTTGGTCAACTTCGGCAACACCTGCTACAGCAACTCTGTGCTGCAGGCGCTCTACTTTTGCAAACCCTTCCGAGAAAAAGTGCTCGAATACAAGGCGAAGAACAAGCGACCGAAAGAGACGTTGCTCTCTTGTCTGGCCGACCTATTCTACAATATCGCCACGCAAAAGAAAAAGGTCGGTTCGATTGCGCCAAAGAAGTTCATTGCACGTTTGCGCAAGGAGAAAGAAGAATTTGACAATTATATGCAACAGGATGCGCATGAGTTCCTCAATTTCCTCATCAACCATATCAATGAGATCATTTTGGCCGAACGACATGCCACCAAGAATGGCAACAATATAAATGGTGGCAGCGCCGGCGGCGTTGGTGGCACCTCCACTGCCAGCAAATCCTCTTCGTCCACTAGCACATCGACAACTGCCTCGAATTCAACGTCCAATGGCACTTGCACCAATTCGTCGGGTTCGCTGAATGGTGTGGGCGTCGGCATTGGGATCAGCGACAATGCTTCGACACCGACCCAAACGAATGCCGCCAACACCGAACCCACTTGGGTGCATGAAATCTTTCAGGGTATATTGACGTCCGAGACGCGTTGCCTGAATTGCGAGACGGTCAGTAGCAAGGATGAGAATTTCTTTGATCTACAAGTCGATGTCGACCAGAACACCTCCATAACGCATTGCTTGCGTTGCTTCAGCAACACCGAGACCCTTTGTTCCGACAACAAATTCAAATGCGACAACTGTTGCAGCTATCAGGAGGCGCAGAAACGTATGCGTGTCAAGAAGCTGCCAATGATATTGGCGCTGCATCTGAAACGTTTCAAGTATATGGAACAATTCAATCGGCACATCAAAGTGTCGCACCGCGTCGTATTCCCGCTCGAGTTGCGACTATTCAACACCTCCGACGATGCCGTCAATCCTGATCGGCTGTACGATCTAATGGCCGTGGTAATACACTGTGGATCGGGACCGAATCGCGGGCACTATATTAGCATTGTTAAGAGCCATGGACTTTGGCTGTTGTTCGACGACGATATGGTGGACAAAATTGAAGCATCAACCATTGAGGACTTCTACGGGCTAACATCGGATATACAAAAGTCTTCAGAGACGGGTTACATATTGTTCTACCAGTCACGAGACTGCGCGTCCTCATAG